The genomic DNA AAGATCTCCACGAGTTCGGACGCCTCCACGCTGAGCGCGGTCGCCAGGTTCTTGGGGGTGTGGTACGGCTGCCAGTCGCGGGCGGCCGCGAAGTCCGCCAGCCGGCGCTGCAGATGGGCTACGTCCAGTTCCTTCACGCGCTCAGGTCTACCACCGTGACCCCTTCCGCCCCCGCCGCCCAGGACGTATCACTCACCGCGCCCACCAGCCGGATGTGCCCCCGCTCGCACATCCGCGCCGCCAGCCGCACCAGCTCCCGCGCCTGCCGGGGATCCATGCAGCGGTCGAGGCCGTCGGCCAGCACCGTCAGCGTCTGGAGCGCCTGCGGCACCTCGCCGGCCGGGTCGACCTCCAGGACGCCGGGACCGGTGAGCAGGACGAGCGCCAGAGCCGCGTACCGCAACTCGCCGTCGCCCAGCAGCGCCAGTGGCGTACGGGACCCGTCGCCCCGGTCGAGCAGTGCGCGTACCGTGCCGTCGCCTGCCGGTTCCGCCAGCATGTCCTCGACCGGGCCCGCGCATCCCGCGCGCACCGCCTCGACCAGCAGCGCGTGCCGCCGTCCGCACTCCGACCGCGTGCGCCACAGCACATCGGCGAGGTTGGCGCAGCCCGGCAGCAGCCGTCCCGTGCCCAGCGGCGCCGGGGCGCGCATCCGGTGCGGTCGCGGGTCGCAGGCGAAGACCGAGCGCAGCGCGACGACCATCTGCTCGGCGGCCGCCAGCACCCGGCGCTGGCCGTCCGTCTTGCCGGCCACCCGCAGGGGCAGCAGGGCGGTGCCGAGGCGGTCGTCCGGGAGCGGGCCGCGGGTCACGGGCGCGGAGCCCGCCGTGTGCCAGGCCGCCTGCACCACGCGTCGGCCCGGATCGCGCAGCGCCGTCTCCAGCAGAACGAGCCCACCGGAGGTCAGCCGCTCGCCCACGATGCGTGGTACGGGCTCCGCCTGTACGGCGACGTCGAGCCGTACGGGTCCTTCGGGGCCGTCGGTCGTGCAGCCGATCCGGAAGCCGCGCCGCCGCTGGGCGTCGGGGCGGGCCCGCTGCGGCACACAGGCGGCCGGATCCGGGAACGCCGCACCCAGTTCGGCCCCGCCGGCGAGCCGCGCGAGCGCCTCGTACGCCTGGAGGGCGCGCGACTTCCCGCACCCGCTGGGGCCGGTGAAGAGCGTCAGCGGTCCCAGTGGGAAGCCGGCCCGCCGGTGCCCGGCGAAGGCGGACAGGCGCAGCTCCGAGACGTGCGGCCGGTCG from Streptomyces avermitilis MA-4680 = NBRC 14893 includes the following:
- a CDS encoding AAA family ATPase, producing the protein MTVSSLSTGSLPAPLSFEPSLSSPASGAVVDAGPRPDRPHVSELRLSAFAGHRRAGFPLGPLTLFTGPSGCGKSRALQAYEALARLAGGAELGAAFPDPAACVPQRARPDAQRRRGFRIGCTTDGPEGPVRLDVAVQAEPVPRIVGERLTSGGLVLLETALRDPGRRVVQAAWHTAGSAPVTRGPLPDDRLGTALLPLRVAGKTDGQRRVLAAAEQMVVALRSVFACDPRPHRMRAPAPLGTGRLLPGCANLADVLWRTRSECGRRHALLVEAVRAGCAGPVEDMLAEPAGDGTVRALLDRGDGSRTPLALLGDGELRYAALALVLLTGPGVLEVDPAGEVPQALQTLTVLADGLDRCMDPRQARELVRLAARMCERGHIRLVGAVSDTSWAAGAEGVTVVDLSA